One genomic region from Colletes latitarsis isolate SP2378_abdomen chromosome 10, iyColLati1, whole genome shotgun sequence encodes:
- the LOC143346816 gene encoding WD repeat-containing protein 44 isoform X1 yields the protein MSGSSDSEEFFDAEDDTFHRNSRKNKQHDSTSNEIQIKDTSDTSKKTDDDVFVKPAEPKPIAEPKEHVTIECIPSKDKLEEDGKESSSDKIVGRRRFRELRQRMQTEDDDIPINSSPPDSQTSSIEGVYPTPSKTTHPFRIIEHDTLSLQSMTSLGRVGRILAGVGDNASGVLVTNVTQCPPSAILTRESQMSSIASIPSKDEDTISGKVSQSSSILTLSEDILQESSVNSRSSYTSHSQNDKTVILQEPDVIASTKNNGKSSEDITMVGIPVAPPRRKKKTKAQTPTDLAPSTTESVLPASPLPSPASTIESITREFEHSLDIRSATKGQYVVKPQDEDKSKAEGPSVEELERIERAKAELMSLRSSNKSSSPVGSMSSNSIGRYSLGPHKFSGLSPSGSKERRKSAGDQDMIKQLNMFVRTRTDSGKRLTDMEILEQVTVLNLDTGERVPLSIAEDKLPQCINPLSLHIMRLTSEYISNSSLEKEKESDEESVDSKMSNIPPDEDVTVGRVRKKTQKLKRFLGSTVKKTMDKAKSIAQEVSHARHKEDVMEILDEVYPGEQQCIKLKASNSHKGPYEFSWLQHVQDLRGEHVGPVWCMKFSACGRLLATAGQDRVLRIWVLRDAFSYFQDMRTKYNAEKVSPTPSQESLVLQQPMEDPDVVASAFSEIEGTKCPFMPKPFCIYAGHTSDLLDVSWSKNYFVLSSSMDKTVRLWHISRKECLCCFQHIDFVTAIVFHPRDDRYFLSGSLDGKLRLWNIPDKKVAVWNEVDGQTKLITAANFCQNGKFAVVGSYDGRCIFYNTDQLKYHTQIHVRSTRGKNSTGRKISGIEPMPGEDKILVTSNDSRIRLYDLRDLNLSCKYKGYVNVSSQIKASFSPDGQYIVSGSENQCIYIWKTHHDYSKFSSVRRDRNDFWEGIKAHNAVVTCAVFAPNPDSIIKQIEEREQWGENKEDVKNLGSSTVDVPPVDPVVEQRTKGCGGHVLVSADFNGCIKVFLNKTRPKHSSLPASALA from the exons ATGTCTGGAAGTAGCGATTCTGAAGAATTTTTTGATGCGGAGGATGATACTTTCCACCGCAATTCACG GAAAAATAAACAGCATGATTCTACCAGCAATGAAATACAAATTAAGGACACATCAGACACTTCCAAAAAAACAGACGATGATGTTTTTGTGAAACCTGCTGAACCTAAACCAATTGCAGAACCAAAGGAACATGTAACCATAGAATGTATACCTAGTAAAGATAAACTT GAGGAAGATGGAAAAGAATCAAGCAGTGATAAGATCGTGGGTAGAAGGAGATTTCGTGAACTTCGACAGCGTATGCAAACAGAGGATGATGATATCCCAATTAACAGTTCTCCTCCAGATAGCCAGACATCATCTATCGAGGGTGTTTATCCTACTCCATCAAAAACAACTCATCCGTTTAGGATCATAGAACATGATACTCTTAGTCTACAAAGTATGACATCTTTAGGACGAGTGGGTCGAATTTTAGCTGGAGTTGGAGACAATGCTTCTGGTGTACTTGTAACAAATGTAACTCAATGTCCCCCTTCTGCCATCCTTACCCGTGAAAGTCAAATGTCCTCGATTGCTAGTATACCAAGCAAAGATGAGGACACGATATCTGGTAAGGTGTCCCAGTCCTCCAGCATCCTTACGTTATCAGAGGATATCCTACAGGAATCCTCTGTTAACAGTAGGTCCAGCTATACTTCTCATTCACAAAATGATAAGACTGTTATACTTCAAGAGCCTGATGTCATTGCTAGTACAAAGAACAATGGAAAATCAAGCGAAGACATTACTATGGTTGGAATACCTGTTGCACCGCCAAGACGTAAAAAAAAGACAAAAGCTCAGACACCTACTGACCTTGCT CCGTCTACAACGGAGTCGGTGTTACCTGCCTCGCCGTTACCGAGTCCTGCAAGCACTATTGAATCGATTACTAGAGAATTTGAGCATTCTCTTGATATTCGATCTGCTACAAAAGGACAATACGTTGTTAAACCACAA gaTGAAGATAAATCGAAAGCGGAAGGACCATCAGTTGAAGAATTGGAAAGAATAGAAAGAGCAAAAGCTGAATTAATGAGTTTGAGATCAAGCAATAAATCAAGTAGTCCAGTGGGATCCATGTCTAGTAATAGCATTGGCCGTTATTCTTTAGGCCCTCATAAATTTTCGGGTTTAAGTCCTTCAGGTTCAAAAGAAAGACGAAAATCTGCTGGTGATCAAGATATGATCAAACAGTTAAACATGTTTGTCAGAACGAGAACAGACTCTGGAAAACGTTTAACAGATATG GAGATTTTAGAGCAAGTAACTGTATTAAATTTAGATACTGGAGAAAGAGTGCCATTAAGTATAGCGGAAGATAAATTACCACAGTGTATTAATCCTTTGTCGCTTCACATAATGAGACTCACTTCAGAATATATAAGTAATTCTAGTCtggagaaagaaaaagaaagtgaCGAGGAAAGTGTGGACAGTAAAATGTCTAATATACCACCAGACGAAGATGTAACTGTTGGTAGAGTTCGAAAGAAAACTCAAAAGTTAAAACGATTCTTAGGATCTACCGTAAAAAAGACAATGGACAAAGCAAAATCTATCGCGCAAGAAGTGTCTCATGCAAGACATAAAGAAGATGTTATGGAAATATTAGATGAAGTTTACCCTGGCGAACAGCAATGCATTAAATTAAAAGCGTCCAATAGTCATAAAGGACCATACGAGTTTAGTTGGTTACAACATGTTCAAGATTTACGCGGCGAACATGTGGGTCCTGTTTGGTGTATGAAATTTTCTGCTTGTGGACGGTTACTTGCTACAGCTGGACAagatcgagttttgagaatttgggTTCTACGCGATGCTTTTTCTTACTTTCAAGATATGCGAACGAAATACAATGCCGAGAAAGTTAGTCCAACCCCTTCGCAAGAATCTCTGGTCTTGCAACAACCCATGGAAGATCCTGATGTTGTGGCTAGTGCCTTCAGTGAAATAGAAGGGACGAAATGCCCTTTCATGCCAAAGCCATTTTGCATTTACGCAGGCCATACCTCGGACTTACTTGATGTTTCATGgtctaaaaattattttgttttatcATCGTCAATGGATAAAACCGTGCGACTTTGGCATATATCACGAAAGGAGTGCTTGTGTTGTTTCCAGCACATTGATTTTGTTACAGCAATAGTATTTCATCCCCGCGATGATCGATACTTTCTCTCAGGGTCTTTAGACGGTAAACTCCGTCTCTGGAATATTCCAGACAAGAAAGTAGCCGTGTGGAACGAAGTCGATGGACAAACTAAATTAATTACCGCCGCAAACTTCTGTCAAAATGGAAAATTCGCGGTTGTGGGCTCGTATGATGgccgatgtatattttacaatACGGATCAGTTGAAGTATCATACACAAATACACGTTCGATCTACAAGAGGCAAAAATTCAACAGGAAGAAAAATAAGTGGTATCGAACCTATGCCAGGCGAAGATAAAATCTTGGTTACGTCGAACGATAGTCGTATTCGCTTGTATGATTTGCGAGATTTAAATTTATCGTGCAAATACAAAGGTTACGTTAATGTTAGTAGCCAAATTAAAGCGAGTTTTAGCCCTGACGGACAGTATATAGTTAGTGGTTCGGAAAATCAGTGCATTTATATTTGGAAAACTCATCACGATTACTCCAAATTCTCGAGTGTACGTAGAGATCGAAATGACTTTTGGGAAGGTATAAAAGCTCATAACGCTGTAGTAACATGCGCAGTATTTGCACCAAATCCAGATAGTATTATTAAACAGATCGAAGAAAGAGAGCAGTGGGGGGAAAATAAGGAAGATGTAAAAAATCTAGGTAGTTCAACCGTAGATGTTCCTCCAGTTGATCCAGTGGTTGAACAGCGCACTAAAGGCTGCGGCGGACACGTTCTTGTAAGCGCTGATTTCAATGGGTGCATAAAGGTTTTTCTAAATAAAACAAGACCTAAGCATAGTTCCCTACCAGCATCTGCTCTCGCATAA
- the LOC143346816 gene encoding WD repeat-containing protein 44 isoform X2: MSGSSDSEEFFDAEDDTFHRNSRKNKQHDSTSNEIQIKDTSDTSKKTDDDVFVKPAEPKPIAEPKEHVTIECIPSKDKLEEDGKESSSDKIVGRRRFRELRQRMQTEDDDIPINSSPPDSQTSSIEGVYPTPSKTTHPFRIIEHDTLSLQSMTSLGRVGRILAGVGDNASGVLVTNVTQCPPSAILTRESQMSSIASIPSKDEDTISEPDVIASTKNNGKSSEDITMVGIPVAPPRRKKKTKAQTPTDLAPSTTESVLPASPLPSPASTIESITREFEHSLDIRSATKGQYVVKPQDEDKSKAEGPSVEELERIERAKAELMSLRSSNKSSSPVGSMSSNSIGRYSLGPHKFSGLSPSGSKERRKSAGDQDMIKQLNMFVRTRTDSGKRLTDMEILEQVTVLNLDTGERVPLSIAEDKLPQCINPLSLHIMRLTSEYISNSSLEKEKESDEESVDSKMSNIPPDEDVTVGRVRKKTQKLKRFLGSTVKKTMDKAKSIAQEVSHARHKEDVMEILDEVYPGEQQCIKLKASNSHKGPYEFSWLQHVQDLRGEHVGPVWCMKFSACGRLLATAGQDRVLRIWVLRDAFSYFQDMRTKYNAEKVSPTPSQESLVLQQPMEDPDVVASAFSEIEGTKCPFMPKPFCIYAGHTSDLLDVSWSKNYFVLSSSMDKTVRLWHISRKECLCCFQHIDFVTAIVFHPRDDRYFLSGSLDGKLRLWNIPDKKVAVWNEVDGQTKLITAANFCQNGKFAVVGSYDGRCIFYNTDQLKYHTQIHVRSTRGKNSTGRKISGIEPMPGEDKILVTSNDSRIRLYDLRDLNLSCKYKGYVNVSSQIKASFSPDGQYIVSGSENQCIYIWKTHHDYSKFSSVRRDRNDFWEGIKAHNAVVTCAVFAPNPDSIIKQIEEREQWGENKEDVKNLGSSTVDVPPVDPVVEQRTKGCGGHVLVSADFNGCIKVFLNKTRPKHSSLPASALA, from the exons ATGTCTGGAAGTAGCGATTCTGAAGAATTTTTTGATGCGGAGGATGATACTTTCCACCGCAATTCACG GAAAAATAAACAGCATGATTCTACCAGCAATGAAATACAAATTAAGGACACATCAGACACTTCCAAAAAAACAGACGATGATGTTTTTGTGAAACCTGCTGAACCTAAACCAATTGCAGAACCAAAGGAACATGTAACCATAGAATGTATACCTAGTAAAGATAAACTT GAGGAAGATGGAAAAGAATCAAGCAGTGATAAGATCGTGGGTAGAAGGAGATTTCGTGAACTTCGACAGCGTATGCAAACAGAGGATGATGATATCCCAATTAACAGTTCTCCTCCAGATAGCCAGACATCATCTATCGAGGGTGTTTATCCTACTCCATCAAAAACAACTCATCCGTTTAGGATCATAGAACATGATACTCTTAGTCTACAAAGTATGACATCTTTAGGACGAGTGGGTCGAATTTTAGCTGGAGTTGGAGACAATGCTTCTGGTGTACTTGTAACAAATGTAACTCAATGTCCCCCTTCTGCCATCCTTACCCGTGAAAGTCAAATGTCCTCGATTGCTAGTATACCAAGCAAAGATGAGGACACGATATCTG AGCCTGATGTCATTGCTAGTACAAAGAACAATGGAAAATCAAGCGAAGACATTACTATGGTTGGAATACCTGTTGCACCGCCAAGACGTAAAAAAAAGACAAAAGCTCAGACACCTACTGACCTTGCT CCGTCTACAACGGAGTCGGTGTTACCTGCCTCGCCGTTACCGAGTCCTGCAAGCACTATTGAATCGATTACTAGAGAATTTGAGCATTCTCTTGATATTCGATCTGCTACAAAAGGACAATACGTTGTTAAACCACAA gaTGAAGATAAATCGAAAGCGGAAGGACCATCAGTTGAAGAATTGGAAAGAATAGAAAGAGCAAAAGCTGAATTAATGAGTTTGAGATCAAGCAATAAATCAAGTAGTCCAGTGGGATCCATGTCTAGTAATAGCATTGGCCGTTATTCTTTAGGCCCTCATAAATTTTCGGGTTTAAGTCCTTCAGGTTCAAAAGAAAGACGAAAATCTGCTGGTGATCAAGATATGATCAAACAGTTAAACATGTTTGTCAGAACGAGAACAGACTCTGGAAAACGTTTAACAGATATG GAGATTTTAGAGCAAGTAACTGTATTAAATTTAGATACTGGAGAAAGAGTGCCATTAAGTATAGCGGAAGATAAATTACCACAGTGTATTAATCCTTTGTCGCTTCACATAATGAGACTCACTTCAGAATATATAAGTAATTCTAGTCtggagaaagaaaaagaaagtgaCGAGGAAAGTGTGGACAGTAAAATGTCTAATATACCACCAGACGAAGATGTAACTGTTGGTAGAGTTCGAAAGAAAACTCAAAAGTTAAAACGATTCTTAGGATCTACCGTAAAAAAGACAATGGACAAAGCAAAATCTATCGCGCAAGAAGTGTCTCATGCAAGACATAAAGAAGATGTTATGGAAATATTAGATGAAGTTTACCCTGGCGAACAGCAATGCATTAAATTAAAAGCGTCCAATAGTCATAAAGGACCATACGAGTTTAGTTGGTTACAACATGTTCAAGATTTACGCGGCGAACATGTGGGTCCTGTTTGGTGTATGAAATTTTCTGCTTGTGGACGGTTACTTGCTACAGCTGGACAagatcgagttttgagaatttgggTTCTACGCGATGCTTTTTCTTACTTTCAAGATATGCGAACGAAATACAATGCCGAGAAAGTTAGTCCAACCCCTTCGCAAGAATCTCTGGTCTTGCAACAACCCATGGAAGATCCTGATGTTGTGGCTAGTGCCTTCAGTGAAATAGAAGGGACGAAATGCCCTTTCATGCCAAAGCCATTTTGCATTTACGCAGGCCATACCTCGGACTTACTTGATGTTTCATGgtctaaaaattattttgttttatcATCGTCAATGGATAAAACCGTGCGACTTTGGCATATATCACGAAAGGAGTGCTTGTGTTGTTTCCAGCACATTGATTTTGTTACAGCAATAGTATTTCATCCCCGCGATGATCGATACTTTCTCTCAGGGTCTTTAGACGGTAAACTCCGTCTCTGGAATATTCCAGACAAGAAAGTAGCCGTGTGGAACGAAGTCGATGGACAAACTAAATTAATTACCGCCGCAAACTTCTGTCAAAATGGAAAATTCGCGGTTGTGGGCTCGTATGATGgccgatgtatattttacaatACGGATCAGTTGAAGTATCATACACAAATACACGTTCGATCTACAAGAGGCAAAAATTCAACAGGAAGAAAAATAAGTGGTATCGAACCTATGCCAGGCGAAGATAAAATCTTGGTTACGTCGAACGATAGTCGTATTCGCTTGTATGATTTGCGAGATTTAAATTTATCGTGCAAATACAAAGGTTACGTTAATGTTAGTAGCCAAATTAAAGCGAGTTTTAGCCCTGACGGACAGTATATAGTTAGTGGTTCGGAAAATCAGTGCATTTATATTTGGAAAACTCATCACGATTACTCCAAATTCTCGAGTGTACGTAGAGATCGAAATGACTTTTGGGAAGGTATAAAAGCTCATAACGCTGTAGTAACATGCGCAGTATTTGCACCAAATCCAGATAGTATTATTAAACAGATCGAAGAAAGAGAGCAGTGGGGGGAAAATAAGGAAGATGTAAAAAATCTAGGTAGTTCAACCGTAGATGTTCCTCCAGTTGATCCAGTGGTTGAACAGCGCACTAAAGGCTGCGGCGGACACGTTCTTGTAAGCGCTGATTTCAATGGGTGCATAAAGGTTTTTCTAAATAAAACAAGACCTAAGCATAGTTCCCTACCAGCATCTGCTCTCGCATAA